From Leptotrichia wadei, one genomic window encodes:
- a CDS encoding phospholipase D-like domain-containing protein — MKSQVYNADNVDFYYDLTYKKDGETHYERQIWDQAYKILDEAQDFFLMDIFVFNDFVGKGVEEKLHPLPLAEEFAEKILEKRKKDPNVEIYLILDESNTFYGAYDNKMHKKLEQAGVKIGYVDLMKLRDPMLVYSVPWRLFIQPFGNPKNRGKIKNPIYEGTDKVTIRSLLRALNAKADHRKLIMNENTALLTSANPHAEGSKHSNVAFKFSAPILKEIYNAEKPVAKITKKDGSLKRTLPNKDFSKIPFSSNDKLKIQYFTNDATAKDISEELKNTQFGDKVIIAQFFLADRGIINDIRKAAKRGVKFEIILNNAEAGLPNKAAAGELMKYARKHGYDINVKFYNKGEEMYHVKMMSILKKDYLITYGGSTNFTRRNMRNYNLENELKIMSAYDQKVSKDILDYYDRLWTNRDGDFTLPYDEGKNEKSMNDMLFRFMEVNGFGAF, encoded by the coding sequence ATGAAAAGTCAGGTTTATAATGCGGATAATGTGGATTTTTACTATGATTTGACTTATAAGAAAGATGGGGAAACGCATTATGAAAGACAGATCTGGGATCAAGCTTATAAGATTTTGGATGAGGCGCAGGATTTTTTCCTGATGGATATTTTTGTGTTTAATGATTTTGTTGGGAAAGGAGTGGAAGAAAAGTTGCATCCGTTGCCGCTTGCAGAAGAATTTGCAGAAAAGATACTGGAAAAGCGGAAAAAAGATCCGAATGTGGAAATTTACCTGATACTTGATGAAAGCAATACGTTTTACGGGGCTTATGACAATAAGATGCATAAAAAACTGGAGCAGGCTGGAGTAAAAATTGGGTATGTTGATTTGATGAAGCTGAGAGATCCGATGCTTGTTTATTCTGTGCCATGGCGGCTATTTATACAGCCTTTTGGAAATCCAAAAAATCGTGGGAAAATAAAAAATCCGATTTACGAAGGAACGGATAAAGTTACAATTCGTAGCCTTTTAAGAGCATTAAATGCGAAAGCAGACCATAGAAAGCTGATTATGAATGAAAATACTGCCTTGCTGACATCAGCAAATCCACATGCTGAAGGTTCAAAACATTCAAACGTAGCATTCAAATTTTCAGCGCCGATATTAAAAGAAATTTACAATGCTGAAAAGCCAGTTGCAAAAATTACTAAGAAAGATGGAAGTTTAAAAAGAACATTGCCAAACAAGGATTTCAGCAAAATTCCATTTTCATCAAATGACAAGCTGAAAATACAATATTTTACAAACGATGCGACAGCTAAGGATATTTCAGAAGAACTAAAAAACACCCAGTTTGGGGATAAAGTCATCATTGCCCAGTTTTTCCTTGCAGACAGGGGAATAATAAATGACATTAGAAAGGCTGCAAAACGTGGAGTAAAATTTGAGATAATACTAAATAATGCAGAAGCAGGACTGCCAAACAAAGCAGCGGCTGGAGAATTGATGAAATATGCAAGAAAACATGGCTATGACATCAATGTTAAATTTTACAACAAAGGCGAAGAAATGTACCATGTAAAAATGATGTCAATTCTGAAAAAGGATTATCTGATAACTTACGGCGGATCCACAAACTTTACGAGAAGAAATATGAGAAACTATAATTTAGAGAATGAGCTGAAAATAATGTCAGCCTACGACCAGAAAGTTTCCAAAGATATTTTAGACTATTACGACAGATTATGGACAAACAGGGATGGCGATTTTACGTTACCTTATGATGAAGGAAAAAATGAAAAATCTATGAATGATATGCTGTTTAGATTTATGGAAGTGAATGGATTTGGAGCTTTTTAA
- a CDS encoding metallophosphoesterase family protein: MDLELFKKIFKYNERSAIPMENRVKVERIDENNYDRIFAISDLHGQYDLFLRLLEKIELKREDLLLILGDICDRGKKSYEIYMKCMKMIKLGYNLKFILGNHEDMLLEDFENDYPLNYETEYSIYKNSKYFEKKNIEKWHKENFPAEVKWLIKWLKDCPLIVCGNENIFVHAGLNLSKDLENQERENVLWTREEFWMDKKNTLEEYKNKNIYFGHTPNLDGKISKKSGKIYDIDCGAFFTHSLGCMEVKNKKSKGKREIYVHC, translated from the coding sequence ATGGATTTGGAGCTTTTTAAAAAAATTTTTAAATATAATGAAAGAAGTGCGATTCCTATGGAAAACAGAGTTAAGGTTGAAAGAATAGATGAAAATAATTACGATAGAATATTTGCAATTTCTGATCTTCATGGTCAATATGACTTATTTTTAAGATTGCTTGAAAAAATCGAGTTAAAAAGAGAAGATTTACTTTTAATTTTGGGAGATATTTGTGATAGAGGGAAAAAATCTTATGAAATTTATATGAAATGTATGAAAATGATAAAACTTGGATATAATCTGAAGTTTATTTTGGGAAATCATGAAGATATGCTTCTGGAGGATTTTGAAAATGATTATCCATTGAATTATGAAACAGAGTATTCGATTTATAAAAATTCTAAATATTTTGAAAAGAAAAATATAGAGAAATGGCATAAGGAAAATTTTCCTGCTGAAGTAAAATGGCTGATAAAATGGTTAAAGGATTGTCCGCTCATAGTTTGTGGGAATGAGAATATTTTTGTTCATGCGGGGCTGAATTTAAGCAAGGATTTGGAAAATCAGGAAAGAGAAAATGTGCTTTGGACACGGGAAGAATTTTGGATGGATAAGAAAAATACTCTTGAAGAGTATAAAAATAAAAATATATATTTTGGACATACACCAAATCTGGATGGTAAAATATCTAAAAAGTCTGGCAAAATTTATGACATTGACTGCGGTGCATTTTTCACACATTCATTGGGATGTATGGAAGTAAAAAACAAAAAATCAAAGGGCAAAAGGGAAATTTACGTACATTGTTAA
- a CDS encoding AAA family ATPase: protein MKKIPVGIEDFKEIINNNCYYIDKTKFIANILDDGSKVKLFI, encoded by the coding sequence ATGAAGAAAATTCCTGTTGGTATTGAAGATTTTAAAGAAATTATAAATAATAATTGCTATTATATTGATAAAACTAAATTTATTGCTAACATTTTAGATGATGGTTCTAAAGTAAAACTTTTCATATAA
- a CDS encoding autotransporter-associated N-terminal domain-containing protein, whose amino-acid sequence MSNNLRQIAKDLRSFVKRCKDVHYSDSLLISFLITGLLTIAPKLHADVASEQQEITAQTYDAITDLRQSFMRARKENEKSLKGAQSELVQLLKQGDQVIKSPWASFQFGTGYTNNDWGTTYRGRGGKYLEYYRRDNDLTKYVFDKDKHLYGATNLNIPRNQEPNSLTINPANVHEPYKPYVPERLDNINMPNPVSYNPVIYTSNNVVLPNAYTHNGVNTGSSPNVGAPIARRASWSNDPTFNFTNDTMRSYNGWTRGTRNNPLSTMSATAIGGTSGSRATMENGNTSSTTYNHEYNKDYWWNPSSSWTSQVQYWNLQGGVTPSNATLPLSATSVLPAANQYYTPGVYNTLSGYDEITTTSHSTHWGGLFVHTGTTPPLKYSDTQLRNYMWTYYSTTNPNQKIGRSGLSYNDLTTARSTASAAGAVAYHLHPANNWTHPLSTSTYVSEGAARQAYFEALLVQKGGNISNIGGSSSISYDANVTGIDTMVYNAVGYTGSGTGAWSTFTAAYSEAFNAWQAGWNVEQGAGDYRQQLILTNEGTTVQYLNAAIGRTHPGGSFLKVLPNGTAPAVTIKGVDVSLYNGGDSAYVINTNMRGASDKIALTFSESSSIGNFDTNDGTNSDVNAAVSAPGYVAPTDNNIAFNFQEGESDQPSSIGAIQGTVTISGPVDVRFKGNNNVVYNMNAATNNLVLSNGDSASASALGKDNVAQWGVQDLGRIFTRGNNNIVYNGYGAVVGDGSKLVLSDVTMQGDNAIMVGLQGPNSANPQGSGIGKTGIFNGEIKLQGSFGGNNGVGNTTRAVAIYAANGQASEVGMGDIIDGKSGNFNNIKITDLNVAFRNNANNGVMIYSINGSHVEAENKVSNGNIITDAFHSVSGLATGLRKYDEIQESDVSKGLVMGYAAGETSDISSSFIGSGQHPNVASKIDFKSQIDMMSKDGFTLVAKDRGQITAKAIRAAGSNAVVAYADGAGNSKLGASDITKIKIEGKVIAADNLGVKGSNPTYANAYQNIGAYAINGGYIEIAGSNASTQFNEDGATAIGANEGSLIYGIGAVAKGKDANDNVSTVKMKDVTIIDNEQGALYAENNGAIEFEGNIVNQNNNSSGTISADTNGKVNTGTRKAKTTSTTNTHSNVSPFYVKRINTTDQSNITFTTAADKTNIDMYDGILLTGNTYGNSIRSGYDSTAREWDYAKSTWKTGSAEEQNIYTNAKYKNMDFVTTRILDDDVTIGVINQSSDILNWTSDKAGGSGTGVVSGSENFLSGIGAYAGGMKIINGTAANHHLVDVTLINSQIKIGQDINIEDVEKTKAAPAGTKNDTFNDIKMESTYLTINNGINVSGDAHERDLQDSKGGRNYQVKNVGLAMSNSLNRWNNVKSFTDEKWRKTRKGESGFTNLGTVNFWGGSKDTTPTSAPITGLLVNFGTIINGDGNKVATVKVDHGNAIVGTDGSILKNLKNSEIIVTGKYVKPSSNAPTLGDNANRPTDSTISGENYGIVGISDGYVGYNYADEDNFTGVDNSVAIRHEDAKIYVAGEKATGIYAENKNDGLASGVTIDYINTKAGTTGIDVSNSDVTAPDARGVGIALVNSNTNYANGSANAGGVINLTGASDGAFAGWGIKATNFAPTTLDINLDKNDIFTGKNGVGIYAESAEINLLSDKFTVETADNGVGLWAMDDSHVAPGANHQKTFQYNYNGANDKNGFAMAFGGRNIQKTTASNDLDIKFTNKADTGVTLQAEKAGTTTGTTKGIAGILVNTNDGADTVTNRGNIEEDSSSETNVRAYGAVVNKGTFINYGKIKLNDSLKENANAITSEDIKKANVGIFANSTNGLQTTIENHGDITIGDSTHSNNIGSWAIYGYNVNTGAKEDGSKSKITINRNNYGIYSGDGNVNIKNTKLLVGNDTVLGHVQTTAGVSTAPGAYPIDRQNGQYSNANDLLSSLDKPRELDSAIGVYIDKGSIARDINVSADMDIDRFSFGIVMAEKNGGPTTNVTIGSPTDAPTIVLASNKNTGGQVKSTAPSNPKVPEETKEQGNSVYYYSADTESRGKSYANVSMNGDYNTAYYTKGSMDNYGTIDLRSKYDVDNNNVARGYGNVGIFSANTSAPSTNYGTITTGMSDTVNMQYSAAMAAGRNHYKTDGNFDKTTEEGYIVNKGDIIVKEKEGIGMFATGAGSRAINYGNIRLEGESAIGMYLDRGAIGENYGNIEGNAQSLKGVVAINGGYIKNYGHINVTGSGSYGIVTDGSRFIVDANGNPTEVLQSTDSRYTSTSAVTAGQTNGKGGTDLYGGTESSIEEGTSRNPKTTGVGTTITAPDIVPITKVSVDGIDTPIFNVESDAANPGDWAKTVTVSSSIQTGGTRIIDLSAKNEWGNPVWEHAYKDPLSEVTSIGMYVDTSGVRYTNPIDGIQNLPKLGKVDLYFGPEATMYTNSKAIRIGDKVDANGTVTKSNILKPFNDALSRLPGGAKVNVLSGSLTWQVLAKLDSNNQLSEIYMSKVPYHSFAYDNDKSLVNFTNNLDNIYEIAKPQSAEKVIFNKLNSLGNGEGHILAQAFDQMRGHIYGGVQQRIKSTSDILTGEMNGLRSDRNVSKDSNKFKAFGQRNEFKTDTAGMPDWYSNAGGFAFVHEDETVRLGQSSGWSAGVVNNYFTFKDLSKSYENQAMAKVGVFKTIPLDANGTFVLSLGGDGFFGRNDMKRRFWVVDQEFRAKASYYSYGAGLNAGLEKAFVINDGFSIVPNVGIRAEYGRFSSIHENGDMALNVKSDDYVSVKPSAGIDFRYSQEVFKNSNLTASLGFAYENEIGKLYDVENEARIVGAWTDYFGIRGDKEDKRGNFKSDLKLGLDNGRFGFNVNTGYDSKGHNFRAGLGLKVLY is encoded by the coding sequence ATGAGTAATAATCTGCGACAGATTGCAAAGGACTTGCGATCGTTTGTAAAAAGATGTAAAGATGTACATTATTCTGACAGCCTGCTTATCTCTTTCTTGATAACAGGACTTTTAACAATTGCGCCAAAGCTTCATGCTGACGTGGCAAGCGAACAGCAGGAAATCACTGCACAGACTTATGACGCAATAACTGATCTGCGGCAATCATTCATGCGTGCAAGAAAAGAAAACGAAAAATCACTAAAAGGAGCCCAAAGCGAACTTGTTCAGCTTTTGAAACAAGGGGATCAAGTAATAAAAAGCCCATGGGCATCATTCCAGTTTGGAACAGGATATACAAACAATGACTGGGGAACAACTTATAGAGGTAGAGGTGGAAAATACCTTGAATACTATAGAAGAGACAATGACTTGACTAAATATGTGTTTGATAAGGATAAACATTTGTATGGGGCAACTAACTTGAACATACCTCGTAACCAAGAGCCAAACTCATTGACAATCAATCCGGCTAATGTGCATGAGCCTTATAAGCCTTATGTGCCTGAAAGATTGGATAATATTAATATGCCAAATCCGGTAAGTTATAATCCAGTTATTTATACAAGTAACAATGTAGTATTACCAAATGCTTATACACATAATGGAGTCAATACAGGTTCTTCTCCAAATGTTGGAGCACCAATTGCAAGAAGAGCATCTTGGTCAAATGACCCAACATTTAATTTCACAAATGATACAATGCGTTCATATAATGGTTGGACTAGAGGGACAAGAAACAATCCTTTAAGTACAATGAGTGCAACAGCAATAGGAGGGACTTCTGGTAGTCGTGCTACAATGGAAAATGGTAATACTAGTAGTACAACTTACAATCATGAGTATAATAAAGATTATTGGTGGAATCCATCAAGTTCTTGGACTTCACAAGTACAATATTGGAATCTTCAAGGAGGAGTTACCCCTAGCAATGCTACATTACCTCTTTCTGCGACTAGTGTACTTCCTGCAGCTAACCAGTATTATACACCAGGAGTTTATAATACTCTTTCTGGATATGATGAAATTACGACTACTTCACATAGTACTCATTGGGGAGGATTGTTTGTTCATACAGGTACTACCCCACCTTTGAAATATTCAGATACACAATTACGTAATTATATGTGGACTTATTATTCAACTACTAATCCAAACCAAAAAATAGGACGTTCTGGATTATCTTATAATGATTTAACTACTGCTAGAAGTACTGCAAGTGCTGCTGGTGCAGTAGCATATCATCTGCATCCTGCAAATAATTGGACTCATCCACTGAGTACTTCTACATATGTTTCAGAAGGAGCCGCAAGACAGGCATATTTTGAGGCTTTACTGGTTCAAAAAGGTGGTAATATATCAAACATTGGTGGTAGTAGTAGTATTTCTTATGATGCTAATGTTACTGGTATAGACACTATGGTATACAATGCAGTTGGATATACAGGAAGTGGTACAGGTGCTTGGAGTACTTTTACAGCTGCTTATAGTGAAGCATTCAATGCCTGGCAAGCTGGATGGAATGTAGAACAGGGGGCAGGTGATTATAGACAGCAATTAATTTTAACAAATGAAGGAACTACTGTTCAGTATCTTAATGCTGCTATAGGACGTACTCATCCAGGTGGTTCATTCTTAAAAGTTTTACCTAATGGGACTGCTCCAGCTGTTACAATAAAGGGTGTCGATGTTTCATTATATAATGGTGGAGATTCGGCTTATGTTATAAATACTAATATGAGAGGTGCTTCTGACAAAATAGCTCTTACATTCAGTGAATCAAGTTCAATAGGTAACTTTGATACTAATGATGGGACTAATTCAGATGTAAATGCTGCTGTAAGTGCACCAGGATATGTAGCGCCTACTGATAATAATATAGCTTTCAATTTCCAAGAAGGAGAAAGTGATCAACCTTCGTCAATTGGAGCAATTCAAGGTACAGTAACAATTTCGGGTCCTGTAGATGTAAGATTTAAAGGAAATAACAATGTTGTATATAATATGAATGCAGCTACTAATAATTTAGTACTTTCAAATGGAGATTCAGCCTCTGCTAGTGCTTTAGGTAAAGATAACGTTGCACAATGGGGAGTTCAAGATCTCGGACGTATTTTTACCAGAGGAAATAATAATATTGTATATAATGGATATGGAGCTGTAGTTGGTGATGGTTCTAAACTTGTACTGTCTGATGTTACAATGCAAGGAGATAATGCTATTATGGTTGGATTGCAAGGTCCAAATTCAGCAAATCCACAAGGCTCTGGAATAGGTAAGACTGGTATATTTAACGGAGAAATTAAACTGCAAGGATCATTTGGAGGAAATAACGGAGTTGGAAATACTACAAGAGCAGTAGCTATTTATGCTGCAAATGGACAGGCTTCAGAGGTTGGAATGGGAGATATTATTGATGGTAAATCAGGAAACTTTAATAATATAAAAATTACAGATTTAAATGTTGCGTTTAGAAATAATGCTAATAACGGTGTTATGATTTACTCTATAAATGGTTCACATGTAGAAGCGGAAAATAAAGTTTCAAATGGTAACATTATTACAGATGCATTTCATTCTGTAAGCGGACTTGCTACAGGACTTCGAAAATATGATGAAATTCAAGAAAGTGATGTAAGTAAAGGGCTTGTAATGGGATATGCAGCTGGAGAAACTTCTGATATAAGTTCAAGTTTTATAGGTAGTGGACAACATCCTAATGTTGCAAGTAAAATAGACTTTAAGAGTCAAATTGATATGATGTCTAAAGATGGATTTACACTTGTTGCAAAAGATAGAGGACAAATTACTGCTAAAGCTATTAGAGCAGCAGGTTCAAACGCAGTTGTTGCTTATGCTGATGGAGCAGGTAATAGTAAGTTAGGAGCTTCGGATATCACTAAAATCAAGATAGAAGGAAAAGTTATTGCAGCTGATAATTTAGGTGTAAAAGGAAGTAATCCAACATATGCAAATGCCTATCAAAATATAGGAGCTTATGCTATAAATGGTGGATATATTGAAATTGCTGGAAGTAATGCAAGCACTCAATTCAATGAAGATGGAGCCACTGCAATTGGAGCAAACGAAGGATCGTTAATTTATGGTATAGGAGCTGTTGCCAAAGGAAAAGACGCTAATGATAATGTTTCTACTGTAAAAATGAAAGATGTAACTATTATTGATAATGAACAAGGAGCATTATATGCTGAGAATAATGGTGCAATAGAATTTGAAGGTAATATTGTAAACCAAAATAACAATAGTAGTGGTACAATTAGTGCAGATACAAATGGTAAAGTTAATACAGGAACTAGAAAAGCAAAAACAACAAGTACAACAAATACTCATTCAAATGTTTCACCATTTTATGTAAAAAGAATTAATACAACTGATCAGTCAAATATTACATTCACAACAGCTGCTGATAAAACAAATATAGATATGTATGATGGAATACTATTAACAGGAAATACTTATGGAAATAGTATTAGATCTGGTTATGATTCAACTGCAAGAGAATGGGATTATGCTAAATCTACTTGGAAAACAGGTTCAGCTGAAGAACAAAATATTTATACAAACGCAAAATATAAAAACATGGACTTTGTAACAACTAGAATTCTTGATGATGATGTCACTATTGGTGTAATTAATCAAAGTTCTGATATACTTAATTGGACTAGTGATAAAGCTGGAGGTAGTGGAACAGGTGTAGTATCAGGAAGTGAAAACTTCTTAAGTGGAATAGGGGCTTATGCTGGAGGAATGAAAATTATAAACGGTACAGCAGCTAATCATCATTTAGTAGATGTTACTTTAATTAATAGTCAAATAAAAATTGGTCAGGATATTAATATTGAAGATGTTGAAAAAACAAAAGCTGCTCCTGCTGGAACTAAGAATGATACTTTCAATGATATTAAGATGGAAAGCACATACTTGACAATAAATAATGGTATAAACGTATCAGGAGATGCTCATGAGAGAGATTTACAAGATTCTAAAGGTGGTAGAAACTATCAAGTTAAAAATGTTGGACTTGCAATGAGTAACTCTCTAAACAGATGGAATAATGTTAAAAGTTTTACTGATGAAAAATGGAGAAAAACAAGAAAAGGTGAATCAGGATTTACTAACTTAGGAACAGTAAATTTCTGGGGAGGTTCTAAAGATACTACTCCAACATCAGCACCGATAACAGGACTTCTTGTAAACTTTGGAACTATCATAAATGGTGATGGAAACAAAGTTGCTACTGTAAAAGTAGATCATGGTAATGCCATTGTTGGAACTGATGGAAGTATTCTTAAAAACCTTAAAAATTCTGAAATTATTGTAACAGGTAAATATGTAAAACCTTCTTCTAATGCACCAACACTTGGAGATAATGCAAATAGACCAACTGATTCTACTATCAGTGGAGAAAATTATGGTATTGTAGGTATTTCTGATGGATATGTTGGATATAACTATGCTGATGAAGATAACTTCACTGGTGTCGATAATTCTGTTGCAATTAGACATGAAGATGCAAAAATCTATGTTGCAGGAGAAAAAGCAACTGGTATTTATGCTGAAAATAAAAATGATGGATTGGCAAGTGGTGTAACAATTGATTATATAAATACTAAAGCAGGAACAACTGGTATTGATGTTTCAAACTCAGATGTAACAGCTCCTGATGCGAGAGGAGTAGGTATCGCATTAGTAAACAGCAATACAAATTATGCTAATGGATCTGCTAATGCTGGAGGAGTAATCAATCTTACAGGTGCAAGTGATGGAGCCTTTGCTGGATGGGGAATTAAAGCAACTAATTTTGCCCCTACTACACTTGATATTAACTTAGATAAAAATGATATTTTCACAGGTAAAAATGGTGTAGGTATCTATGCTGAAAGTGCTGAAATAAACTTACTTTCTGATAAGTTTACGGTAGAAACAGCTGACAATGGAGTAGGACTATGGGCAATGGATGACTCTCATGTTGCTCCAGGTGCAAACCACCAAAAAACTTTCCAATACAATTACAATGGTGCTAATGATAAAAATGGATTCGCAATGGCATTTGGTGGAAGAAACATACAAAAAACAACAGCTTCAAATGACTTAGATATTAAATTTACAAATAAAGCTGATACAGGTGTAACATTGCAAGCAGAAAAAGCAGGTACTACAACAGGTACTACAAAAGGAATCGCAGGTATCTTAGTAAATACTAATGATGGTGCAGATACTGTAACTAACAGAGGTAACATTGAAGAAGATTCATCATCTGAAACTAATGTAAGAGCTTATGGTGCAGTAGTAAACAAAGGAACATTCATAAACTATGGTAAGATTAAACTTAATGATTCATTGAAAGAAAATGCAAATGCTATTACTTCTGAAGATATTAAGAAAGCCAATGTAGGAATTTTTGCAAATTCTACTAACGGTCTTCAAACTACAATTGAAAACCACGGAGATATTACAATTGGAGATTCTACACATAGTAACAATATTGGAAGCTGGGCTATTTACGGATATAATGTAAACACTGGTGCAAAAGAAGATGGAAGCAAGTCTAAGATTACAATTAACAGAAATAACTACGGTATTTACTCTGGAGACGGAAATGTTAATATTAAGAATACTAAATTGTTAGTTGGTAATGACACAGTTTTAGGACATGTTCAAACTACAGCAGGAGTTTCAACAGCGCCAGGGGCTTACCCTATTGATAGACAAAATGGACAATATTCAAATGCAAACGACTTGTTATCTAGTTTAGACAAGCCAAGAGAACTTGACTCTGCAATTGGGGTATATATTGATAAAGGAAGCATTGCAAGAGATATTAATGTAAGTGCTGACATGGATATTGACAGATTCTCTTTTGGTATCGTTATGGCTGAAAAGAATGGAGGACCTACAACAAATGTAACAATAGGATCTCCAACAGATGCTCCAACAATTGTGCTGGCTTCTAACAAGAATACAGGAGGACAAGTTAAGTCAACAGCACCATCTAACCCTAAAGTTCCAGAAGAAACTAAGGAACAAGGAAACTCAGTATACTACTATTCAGCAGATACTGAATCAAGAGGTAAGTCTTATGCCAACGTGTCAATGAACGGAGACTACAACACAGCTTACTATACTAAAGGTTCAATGGATAACTACGGAACAATTGACTTGAGATCTAAATACGATGTTGACAACAACAACGTGGCAAGAGGATACGGAAACGTAGGTATTTTCTCAGCAAATACAAGTGCACCATCAACAAACTACGGAACAATTACTACAGGTATGTCTGATACTGTAAATATGCAATATTCAGCAGCGATGGCGGCAGGTAGAAACCACTACAAGACAGATGGAAACTTTGACAAGACAACAGAAGAAGGATACATTGTAAATAAAGGAGACATTATCGTTAAGGAAAAAGAAGGTATCGGTATGTTCGCAACTGGTGCTGGATCTAGGGCAATTAACTACGGTAATATCCGTCTTGAAGGAGAAAGCGCAATTGGTATGTACCTAGACCGTGGAGCGATCGGGGAAAACTATGGAAACATCGAAGGTAATGCCCAAAGCTTGAAAGGGGTAGTAGCAATTAATGGAGGTTACATTAAGAACTACGGACATATTAATGTAACAGGATCAGGATCTTACGGAATCGTAACTGATGGATCAAGATTTATTGTAGATGCAAACGGAAATCCAACAGAAGTTCTTCAGTCAACAGATTCAAGATACACTTCAACATCTGCAGTAACAGCAGGACAAACTAACGGAAAAGGTGGAACAGACCTTTACGGAGGAACAGAAAGCTCAATTGAAGAAGGAACAAGCAGAAATCCTAAGACAACAGGAGTTGGAACAACAATAACAGCTCCAGACATCGTGCCTATAACTAAGGTAAGCGTTGACGGAATCGACACACCGATCTTCAATGTTGAAAGTGATGCGGCAAACCCTGGAGACTGGGCTAAGACTGTAACAGTAAGCAGCAGCATCCAAACTGGAGGAACAAGAATAATTGACCTTTCAGCTAAGAACGAATGGGGTAACCCAGTATGGGAACATGCATACAAAGACCCATTATCAGAAGTAACATCAATCGGAATGTATGTTGATACATCAGGAGTTAGATACACTAACCCAATTGACGGAATCCAAAACTTGCCTAAATTAGGAAAAGTTGACTTGTACTTCGGACCAGAAGCGACAATGTATACAAACTCTAAAGCAATTAGAATTGGAGACAAGGTTGATGCAAATGGAACTGTAACTAAGAGCAACATCTTGAAGCCATTTAACGATGCATTGTCAAGATTGCCAGGAGGAGCAAAGGTAAACGTTCTTTCAGGAAGCTTGACTTGGCAAGTATTAGCAAAACTTGACTCTAACAACCAATTGTCAGAAATTTACATGAGTAAAGTTCCTTATCATTCATTCGCTTATGACAATGATAAGTCTCTAGTAAACTTCACAAACAACTTGGATAACATTTATGAAATCGCTAAGCCGCAAAGTGCTGAAAAAGTTATCTTCAACAAGTTGAACAGCTTAGGTAACGGAGAAGGGCATATCTTGGCTCAAGCGTTTGACCAAATGAGAGGTCACATTTATGGTGGAGTTCAACAAAGAATTAAATCTACATCGGATATCTTGACTGGAGAAATGAACGGATTAAGAAGCGACAGAAATGTTTCTAAGGATTCTAACAAGTTCAAGGCATTTGGACAAAGAAACGAGTTCAAGACAGATACAGCAGGAATGCCTGACTGGTACAGCAATGCCGGAGGATTTGCATTCGTTCATGAAGATGAAACTGTAAGACTTGGACAATCATCAGGATGGTCAGCAGGTGTAGTAAACAACTACTTCACATTCAAGGATTTATCTAAATCTTATGAAAACCAAGCAATGGCTAAAGTTGGAGTGTTCAAGACAATCCCTCTTGATGCGAACGGAACATTTGTTCTTAGCCTAGGTGGAGACGGATTCTTTGGAAGAAATGACATGAAACGTAGATTCTGGGTAGTAGATCAAGAATTCAGAGCGAAAGCAAGCTACTATTCTTATGGTGCAGGACTTAACGCAGGACTTGAAAAGGCATTTGTAATAAATGACGGATTCAGCATAGTTCCAAATGTAGGAATCAGAGCTGAATACGGAAGATTCTCATCAATCCATGAAAATGGAGACATGGCATTGAACGTTAAGAGCGATGACTACGTGTCAGTTAAGCCAAGCGCAGGAATCGACTTCAGATACAGCCAGGAAGTATTCAAGAACTCAAACTTGACAGCAAGCTTAGGATTTGCGTATGAAAACGAAATCGGAAAACTTTACGATGTTGAAAACGAAGCAAGAATCGTAGGAGCATGGACAGACTACTTCGGAATCAGAGGAGACAAGGAAGACAAGAGAGGAAACTTCAAGTCAGACTTGAAACTAGGATTAGACAACGGAAGATTCGGATTCAACGTAAACACAGGATACGACTCAAAAGGACACAACTTCAGAGCAGGATTAGGATTGAAAGTATTATACTAA